Proteins encoded in a region of the Phenylobacterium glaciei genome:
- a CDS encoding pyridoxamine 5'-phosphate oxidase family protein, giving the protein MSMYHEGQRVLQDAFGSRALADRLDETLRHDAFTDRDSAFIGEQSFFFLATADADGRPDCSFKGGPPGFARVIAPDTLIFPDYDGNGMFRSLGNLTANPNVGLLFLSVGERPQRLRVNGTAQVLADDPLLAQIPGAQLLIRVTPRDIFPNCPRYIPTLSVTAPSVYAPEADKPVVEADWKAHPMFADVVPPRRV; this is encoded by the coding sequence ATGTCGATGTACCACGAGGGCCAGCGGGTCCTGCAGGACGCCTTCGGCAGCCGCGCCCTGGCTGACCGCCTCGACGAGACCCTGCGCCACGACGCCTTCACCGACCGCGACTCAGCCTTCATCGGCGAGCAGAGCTTCTTCTTCCTGGCCACCGCCGACGCGGACGGCCGCCCCGACTGCTCCTTCAAGGGTGGCCCGCCAGGTTTCGCCCGGGTCATCGCGCCCGACACGCTGATCTTCCCCGACTATGACGGCAACGGCATGTTCCGCAGCCTCGGCAACCTGACCGCCAATCCCAATGTCGGCCTGCTGTTCCTCTCGGTGGGCGAGCGGCCCCAGCGCCTGCGGGTCAATGGGACCGCCCAGGTCCTGGCCGACGACCCGCTGCTGGCGCAAATCCCCGGCGCCCAGCTGCTGATCCGGGTGACCCCCCGCGACATCTTCCCCAACTGCCCGCGCTACATCCCCACCCTGAGCGTCACCGCCCCGTCCGTGTACGCCCCCGAGGCCGACAAGCCCGTGGTCGAGGCCGACTGGAAAGCCCACCCCATGTTCGCCGACGTGGTCCCGCCGCGGCGGGTTTGA
- a CDS encoding exopolysaccharide biosynthesis protein — protein sequence MPDRAFPRHLSLSAHIRALGQQAAEKVTLGEIIDSFGRRAFGALMFVLAIPNLLPLPPGSTTLLGAPLLLISPQMVIGFQTLWLPRFIDDREMSRADLARVFDRLLPWLERIEQVSRPRLVFMFGPIGDRLIGLICTLLSFVLILPIPLGNMLPALTIAVLAFSMVQRDGLLALLGYGLAAVSGAVLLLSAGVVMAAVHHLVGWVAGA from the coding sequence ATGCCTGACCGAGCGTTTCCGCGACACCTCAGCCTCTCGGCCCATATCCGCGCCCTGGGCCAGCAGGCGGCGGAAAAGGTCACCCTGGGGGAGATCATCGACAGCTTCGGCCGCCGGGCCTTCGGCGCCCTGATGTTCGTGCTGGCCATCCCCAACCTGCTGCCGCTGCCGCCGGGCTCCACCACCCTCCTGGGGGCGCCCCTGCTGCTGATCTCGCCGCAGATGGTGATCGGCTTCCAGACCCTGTGGCTGCCGAGATTCATCGACGACCGGGAGATGAGCCGGGCCGACCTCGCCCGCGTGTTCGACCGGCTGCTGCCCTGGCTGGAGCGCATCGAGCAGGTTTCCCGGCCACGGCTGGTGTTCATGTTCGGCCCCATCGGCGACCGGCTGATCGGGCTGATCTGCACCCTGCTGTCCTTCGTGCTGATCCTGCCCATCCCGCTGGGCAATATGCTGCCGGCCCTGACCATCGCGGTGCTGGCCTTTTCCATGGTCCAGAGGGACGGCCTGCTGGCGCTGCTGGGCTACGGCCTGGCGGCGGTTTCGGGGGCGGTGCTGTTGCTCAGCGCCGGCGTCGTGATGGCCGCCGTACACCATCTCGTGGGTTGGGTTGCAGGCGCTTGA
- the ptsN gene encoding PTS IIA-like nitrogen regulatory protein PtsN has protein sequence MLIGEILERAAIAPRVSAPNKRQVLALVAEIAARQFSLDAGLILDALAEREAAGSTGVGHGVAVPHARLDGLQRMRAVFVRLDHPVAFDSVDDQPVDLIFALFAPPNASTEHLRTLARVSRLLRQADLREQLRQARTPDAIHALLVQEARSSAA, from the coding sequence ATGTTGATCGGTGAGATTCTGGAACGCGCGGCCATCGCGCCGCGGGTCAGCGCGCCCAACAAGCGCCAGGTGCTGGCGTTGGTCGCCGAGATCGCCGCGCGGCAGTTCAGCCTGGACGCCGGCTTGATCCTCGACGCCCTGGCAGAGCGGGAGGCCGCCGGCTCCACGGGCGTCGGCCACGGCGTCGCCGTGCCCCATGCCCGGCTGGACGGCCTGCAGCGCATGCGCGCGGTGTTCGTGCGCCTGGACCACCCGGTGGCCTTCGACTCCGTCGACGACCAGCCGGTGGACCTGATCTTCGCCCTGTTCGCCCCGCCCAACGCCTCGACCGAACACCTGCGGACGCTGGCGCGAGTGTCGCGGCTGCTGCGCCAGGCCGACCTGCGCGAGCAACTGCGCCAGGCCCGCACGCCGGACGCGATCCATGCGCTGCTGGTGCAGGAAGCAAGGTCGAGCGCGGCTTAG
- a CDS encoding DUF1150 family protein, giving the protein MTPNLTTEAFAALGGPDLVYVRPIKAAEILASTPAAQIEGFKLDPDQTLYAVHRADGERLAVMTDKDSAVAAALAHELAPVSVH; this is encoded by the coding sequence ATGACACCCAATCTTACGACGGAAGCCTTTGCCGCCCTCGGCGGCCCCGATCTCGTCTATGTCCGGCCGATCAAGGCCGCCGAAATTCTCGCCTCGACCCCGGCCGCGCAGATCGAGGGCTTCAAGCTCGATCCCGACCAGACCCTCTACGCGGTCCACCGCGCCGACGGCGAACGCCTGGCGGTGATGACCGACAAGGACTCCGCCGTCGCCGCCGCCCTGGCCCACGAACTGGCCCCGGTCTCGGTTCATTAA
- a CDS encoding Hsp20 family protein, with protein sequence MTRSIVFDSPFLLGFEHTRSLIERAAKAAAESYPPYNVEERAGGGLRITLAVAGFTPDTLQVTLEDRQLVVAGKRDDAGKAEDAYLHRGIAARGFIRAFVLAERVEVVGALLEHGLLHIDVDRPEPDKLIKKIPIQTAG encoded by the coding sequence ATGACCCGGTCGATCGTCTTCGACTCACCCTTCCTGCTCGGGTTCGAGCACACGCGCAGCCTCATCGAGCGTGCCGCCAAGGCCGCCGCCGAGAGCTATCCGCCGTACAATGTGGAAGAGCGGGCAGGTGGCGGCCTGCGGATCACGCTCGCGGTAGCGGGCTTCACGCCTGACACCCTGCAGGTGACCCTGGAGGACCGCCAGCTGGTGGTGGCCGGCAAGCGCGACGACGCCGGCAAGGCCGAGGACGCCTATCTGCACCGCGGTATCGCCGCCCGCGGCTTCATCCGCGCCTTCGTCCTGGCCGAACGTGTCGAGGTCGTCGGAGCCCTGCTGGAGCACGGCCTGTTGCACATCGATGTGGACCGCCCCGAGCCCGACAAGCTCATCAAGAAGATACCTATCCAAACGGCCGGCTGA
- a CDS encoding TIGR02300 family protein: MANPELGAKQICPNCQAKFYDLTRRPAHCPKCATEFDPDEAVRSRRSRSRVAPTDHEVEEDGEAQVRGKSEADDDEEEEEVVTPELDEVVDAPIIPGDDDDDDDADPGAAPEDELAGFSEDEEDLEEDTDDVPFLEDEEDDFDDTEIEGLPGEGDAEDR, from the coding sequence TTGGCCAATCCCGAACTGGGCGCAAAGCAGATCTGTCCGAACTGCCAAGCGAAGTTCTACGACCTCACCCGTCGTCCCGCCCACTGCCCGAAATGCGCCACCGAGTTCGACCCCGACGAGGCTGTCCGCAGCCGTCGCAGCCGTTCGCGCGTCGCCCCCACCGACCATGAGGTCGAAGAGGACGGCGAAGCCCAGGTCCGCGGCAAGTCGGAGGCCGATGACGACGAGGAAGAAGAAGAAGTCGTCACCCCGGAACTCGACGAAGTCGTCGACGCCCCCATCATCCCCGGCGACGACGATGATGACGACGACGCCGACCCGGGCGCCGCGCCCGAGGACGAGCTCGCCGGCTTCTCCGAGGACGAGGAAGACCTCGAGGAGGACACCGACGACGTGCCCTTCCTGGAAGACGAGGAAGACGACTTCGACGACACCGAAATCGAGGGTCTGCCCGGCGAGGGCGACGCCGAGGACCGCTAA
- the hpf gene encoding ribosome hibernation-promoting factor, HPF/YfiA family has protein sequence MQVLVSGKHVAVGEALRERVTDEITGSIGKYFDRGGAADVVVSREGHSFRVDCALKLATGQALQSHGLGADAHGAFDVALAKIETRVRRYKRRLKSHSTAASARAAETAAYFIIQSPEGDDEDDGWDLGDEGQTSHDTHVLPSAMVIAETEKDIRTMTVSMAVMDLDLTESQTIVFRNAAHGGLSVVYRRPDGNIGWIDPERTKSLNGNGANGTPA, from the coding sequence ATGCAAGTCTTAGTATCCGGCAAGCATGTCGCCGTTGGGGAGGCCCTGCGTGAGCGGGTCACCGACGAAATCACCGGTTCTATCGGCAAGTACTTCGACCGTGGCGGCGCTGCGGACGTGGTCGTCAGCCGAGAGGGCCATTCCTTCAGAGTCGACTGCGCGTTGAAACTGGCCACTGGCCAGGCGCTGCAAAGTCACGGTCTGGGCGCCGACGCCCACGGCGCCTTCGATGTGGCGCTGGCCAAGATCGAGACGCGGGTCCGACGATACAAGCGGAGGCTGAAGAGCCATTCCACCGCGGCCTCGGCGCGCGCCGCCGAGACCGCCGCCTACTTCATCATCCAGTCCCCCGAGGGTGACGACGAGGACGACGGCTGGGACCTCGGCGACGAGGGCCAAACGTCGCACGACACCCACGTCCTGCCCTCGGCGATGGTCATCGCGGAAACGGAAAAGGACATCAGGACGATGACCGTTTCCATGGCGGTCATGGACCTGGACTTGACGGAATCGCAGACAATCGTCTTTAGGAACGCCGCTCACGGTGGTTTGTCCGTGGTGTACCGCCGGCCCGATGGAAATATCGGCTGGATCGACCCCGAACGCACGAAATCGCTGAACGGGAACGGAGCGAACGGAACCCCGGCCTAG